The following are encoded together in the Halopiger aswanensis genome:
- a CDS encoding DUF932 domain-containing protein has protein sequence MSEELYRFDSLDELYQTAEKVPVVDRHEVYAHHEDKDEWEEIPYRDSLWTDDLRATGVVSSSRDFYNIIQYGDILETVGDAVDRHQDSSELDVTGTVSLSPTAHKMSAKIGLTGDTTVYAADDDPIDLGLQIRSGHSGFHAVKYDVGGMRQICSNGMMAFDGRLHFEQTHSEPFQPSLAYNAVDSVVESPEIVENRIEEAQNQTFLNQDEALLVLLEQGIGEYLEQPVPDLLNSLHDEIDDRDSPTLWETYNAATRALTHYSRDVPDYELDTGFERAAALLENGYSELPDATKLGKETVEDRANQFIEDQDETEPYWEGEEESLRELMAEHQTQA, from the coding sequence ATTTCGGAAGAACTCTACCGTTTTGACAGTCTCGACGAACTCTACCAAACCGCTGAAAAAGTCCCTGTAGTCGATCGCCACGAAGTCTACGCACACCATGAGGACAAAGATGAGTGGGAAGAAATCCCGTATAGAGACAGTCTGTGGACTGACGATCTACGGGCAACCGGCGTAGTATCCTCCTCAAGGGACTTCTACAACATCATCCAGTACGGAGATATCTTAGAGACAGTTGGTGATGCAGTAGACCGCCATCAGGACAGCTCTGAGCTCGATGTCACCGGTACCGTTAGTCTATCACCGACTGCACATAAGATGAGTGCTAAAATCGGCCTCACCGGCGATACCACAGTATACGCAGCCGACGATGATCCTATCGACCTCGGGCTCCAGATCCGGTCTGGCCACTCCGGCTTCCACGCCGTCAAATATGATGTCGGAGGGATGCGTCAGATCTGTAGCAACGGCATGATGGCGTTCGACGGCCGGCTTCATTTCGAACAGACACACAGTGAGCCGTTCCAACCGAGTCTCGCCTACAACGCGGTTGACAGCGTTGTCGAAAGCCCGGAAATCGTCGAAAATCGGATCGAAGAAGCACAGAACCAGACCTTTCTCAACCAGGACGAAGCACTCCTGGTCCTCCTTGAGCAAGGGATCGGAGAGTACCTCGAGCAGCCAGTACCCGACCTCCTGAACTCCTTACACGACGAGATTGATGATAGGGATAGTCCGACACTCTGGGAGACATATAACGCTGCGACACGTGCACTCACCCATTACAGCCGGGACGTTCCTGACTACGAACTTGACACCGGCTTCGAACGGGCCGCTGCTCTCCTTGAAAATGGATATTCAGAACTACCTGACGCCACCAAACTTGGAAAGGAAACCGTAGAGGATCGGGCTAACCAATTTATCGAAGACCAGGATGAGACAGAGCCATACTGGGAAGGGGAGGAAGAAAGTCTTCGAGAACTCATGGCAGAACATCAGACACAGGCCTAA
- a CDS encoding helicase HerA domain-containing protein encodes MKKSIRPPKLTVERTYASVDGDTLIGVLQVVPVNFELKTRDGKHALRQFYQELFDAVSFPLEIYSRQVRKDLDTYIDLVRRRDGFERFREEYVEYCRQLSQDGIVDTEHFIVVRVSSVSNSSLQKLYQRLQTVASALVGGSPDVVHLTGNELQRFIRREIDRKPVVTREFCSLGTEKSQEYRKLLYISGFPSDLDMDWLLRVLRVDGLVDVTQTVDPVSISAATRKLKRHLTKLKAEIATSRRAGRYGVNNLEKLVNDIEWFLDLLADQECTPVRYGTYITVHGATREEVQETFEQVISQLRVLGLEVRQPGYRNDHAYCTDSVFYPDRLDETFLMPSLSASSGFPFGTQPLEAENGVLYGFDVEDGTPILLDRFSWSSHSMTVTGILGSGKSYTAHLELMRSMLVYPDLRLIVLDPKKEYGSTVKALGGESRLIDQGNEYNFDRDIISFEPRERGEFENVTAFVELLDQVYSKVSKDQRKTLVLVDEAHNILDDDRGRAVLRQLVLESRDCNIAVHMISQSASHFTKYQEGKEILKEVVGELFFREKEVSDSMIDYYRLSDEKIWRLKNLRIGEDAGIGEALLHVNDVIDTRIRIPSTDLEHRVIENSREQGLEVVR; translated from the coding sequence ATGAAAAAGTCAATTCGGCCGCCTAAGCTGACTGTGGAACGCACCTATGCTTCGGTTGATGGAGATACGTTGATCGGTGTCCTCCAGGTTGTTCCGGTTAACTTTGAGCTGAAGACAAGGGATGGAAAACACGCCTTGCGGCAGTTCTACCAGGAACTGTTTGACGCGGTCTCCTTCCCTCTCGAGATCTACTCGAGGCAGGTACGGAAAGATCTCGACACGTATATCGACCTTGTTCGTCGAAGAGATGGTTTCGAACGGTTCCGAGAAGAGTATGTGGAGTACTGTCGGCAGCTCTCCCAAGACGGGATCGTAGATACGGAGCATTTCATCGTCGTCCGTGTTTCCAGTGTTAGTAACAGTTCGCTTCAAAAGCTGTACCAACGTCTTCAGACAGTGGCTTCGGCGCTTGTAGGCGGTAGCCCTGATGTTGTACACCTTACAGGGAACGAGCTTCAAAGGTTTATTCGCCGGGAGATAGACAGGAAGCCGGTTGTGACTCGGGAGTTCTGCAGTTTAGGTACCGAAAAATCTCAGGAGTATAGGAAGCTGTTGTATATCTCGGGGTTTCCCTCGGATCTTGATATGGACTGGTTGCTGAGGGTTCTCCGTGTGGATGGGTTGGTGGATGTGACGCAAACGGTCGATCCTGTAAGTATATCGGCGGCAACCCGGAAGCTGAAACGGCACTTAACCAAGTTAAAAGCGGAGATCGCCACCTCCCGTCGAGCTGGCCGCTACGGTGTAAACAACTTGGAGAAGCTGGTGAATGATATCGAATGGTTCCTTGATCTCCTAGCAGATCAGGAATGTACCCCTGTCCGGTACGGCACGTATATCACGGTCCACGGAGCCACTCGAGAAGAGGTGCAGGAGACGTTCGAACAAGTGATCTCTCAGCTCCGAGTATTAGGGCTTGAGGTTAGACAGCCTGGCTACCGTAACGATCACGCCTACTGCACGGACTCCGTATTCTATCCAGATCGGTTGGATGAAACCTTTCTGATGCCATCTCTCTCAGCATCTTCCGGCTTTCCCTTTGGCACACAGCCTTTGGAAGCTGAAAACGGAGTCTTGTACGGGTTTGACGTTGAGGATGGCACTCCGATCCTTCTTGATCGGTTTTCTTGGAGCTCGCATTCAATGACGGTAACAGGCATTCTCGGCTCTGGGAAGAGCTACACGGCCCACCTCGAGTTGATGCGGTCGATGCTTGTCTACCCTGATCTTCGCCTTATTGTATTGGATCCGAAGAAGGAGTACGGTTCCACGGTCAAGGCGTTAGGCGGCGAATCACGGCTTATCGACCAGGGGAACGAGTATAACTTCGACCGTGATATCATCAGCTTCGAACCTCGTGAACGCGGCGAGTTCGAGAACGTTACGGCTTTTGTTGAACTTCTCGACCAGGTCTACTCGAAAGTCTCGAAAGATCAGAGAAAAACATTGGTCCTAGTTGACGAGGCACACAACATTTTAGATGATGACAGGGGTCGGGCCGTTCTCCGGCAGCTCGTTCTCGAGTCTCGAGATTGCAACATCGCGGTCCATATGATTAGTCAAAGTGCGTCACACTTCACAAAGTACCAAGAAGGGAAAGAGATCCTGAAGGAGGTCGTAGGCGAACTGTTCTTCCGGGAAAAGGAAGTCAGCGACTCGATGATCGACTACTATCGACTGTCAGACGAGAAGATATGGCGGTTGAAGAACTTACGGATCGGAGAAGACGCAGGGATCGGCGAAGCACTTCTCCATGTCAACGACGTTATCGACACCAGGATCCGGATTCCGTCTACCGACTTGGAACACCGAGTGATCGAGAATAGCCGTGAACAAGGATTGGAGGTGGTTCGATGA
- a CDS encoding type IV secretory system conjugative DNA transfer family protein, with amino-acid sequence MTPEEARKLIENSGTGTTYVGTHTSILGVEENIGIPDDKRLLHVLNTGPTGYGKTQMMVHAALQDIYKGRGVCMAVPKGEAIRQVLGKLPRSRFDDVLYLDPSIDPVPSINVLEPYITEGMTEAQKENQKEIIVSDLIDLFKRQSENWGDRFGRILETLLRAHLDLNIYQNETNSLMDVFRCVINPEQLVELIDRTENTVVREQLVRVKEDLSSYHLEPLQRRLNDFIMNSTIRRIVSSEESTVNFRDAVNQGKIILLNIQKGEVGDTVSTLIASIVVTKIWAAAQSRITQKPGERTPFYLYIDELQNFASEGSAVAKMLSEAREYRLGCWLATQYLSNLDSSTMREAVINNCRTKIAFNPLGSDNERRLLNMFTGVNKREVENLGKYRAVLQTPGEQKQRSAIIVDTYPPWDGDPQQTQELKKRRIVTGTTSPVKVEESLGRGRNAGGEKHGELLRKARNLLEERGIQVNLLYQGEGDSKPDAKVSLPNGSVAHLEAETGTLTKPAKVLKNFKRAVENDAECIFVVEQGNAAKLRSIVEDPVNRNGDKYEDEFGSYSYYTDDGDEFTDTELILDGEYRVIEISENDLTVHNNISECPELEHQSREDLEQFCLYREDDGFCTELEQRCVFK; translated from the coding sequence ATGACTCCCGAAGAAGCCCGAAAACTGATAGAGAACAGCGGTACAGGTACGACGTACGTCGGTACACACACCAGTATACTCGGAGTCGAGGAAAACATCGGGATTCCTGACGACAAACGTCTGCTCCACGTCCTGAATACCGGGCCAACCGGCTACGGGAAGACCCAGATGATGGTTCATGCTGCGTTACAAGACATCTACAAGGGCCGTGGTGTCTGTATGGCAGTTCCCAAAGGAGAGGCAATCAGACAGGTACTGGGAAAACTACCTAGAAGTCGTTTTGACGACGTTCTCTACCTCGATCCGTCTATTGACCCGGTTCCTTCGATCAACGTGTTAGAGCCGTACATCACAGAAGGAATGACTGAGGCACAGAAGGAGAACCAGAAAGAGATCATCGTCTCTGACCTCATCGACCTGTTCAAGCGGCAGAGTGAGAACTGGGGCGACCGGTTCGGCCGTATCCTTGAAACGTTGCTTAGAGCGCATCTCGACCTCAACATCTATCAAAATGAGACGAACTCGTTGATGGATGTCTTCCGCTGCGTCATCAACCCAGAACAACTCGTGGAGCTTATCGACAGGACAGAAAACACCGTTGTCAGGGAACAGCTCGTCCGTGTGAAGGAGGATCTGTCGAGCTACCATCTGGAACCGCTTCAACGCCGGTTGAACGACTTCATTATGAACTCAACCATACGGAGGATCGTCTCCTCGGAAGAATCTACAGTCAACTTCCGAGACGCGGTCAACCAGGGGAAGATCATCCTCCTCAATATACAGAAAGGCGAAGTCGGTGATACTGTCTCAACACTTATAGCAAGCATCGTGGTCACCAAGATCTGGGCTGCGGCACAGAGCCGTATCACCCAGAAACCCGGGGAGCGGACTCCATTCTACCTGTATATAGACGAACTACAAAACTTCGCCTCGGAAGGATCGGCGGTAGCGAAGATGTTGAGCGAGGCACGGGAGTACCGCCTTGGCTGCTGGCTTGCCACACAGTACCTCTCCAACCTCGACTCGAGTACAATGAGGGAAGCGGTTATCAACAACTGTCGTACCAAGATCGCCTTCAATCCCCTTGGATCCGACAATGAACGCCGACTACTCAACATGTTTACTGGTGTCAACAAAAGGGAGGTAGAAAACCTTGGAAAGTACCGTGCTGTTCTCCAGACACCAGGAGAACAGAAACAACGCTCAGCTATTATCGTCGATACATACCCGCCCTGGGACGGCGACCCCCAACAGACTCAGGAGTTGAAGAAAAGGAGGATAGTGACAGGGACAACTTCTCCCGTCAAAGTGGAAGAGTCGTTAGGTAGAGGCAGAAACGCAGGAGGAGAAAAACACGGAGAACTCCTGAGGAAGGCAAGGAACCTACTTGAGGAACGAGGAATACAGGTCAACCTTCTCTACCAGGGTGAAGGTGACAGCAAGCCTGATGCAAAGGTATCTCTCCCCAATGGTTCAGTAGCTCATCTTGAGGCAGAAACTGGTACTCTGACGAAGCCGGCGAAAGTGCTGAAGAACTTCAAGAGAGCGGTCGAAAACGATGCGGAGTGCATCTTCGTTGTTGAACAGGGTAACGCAGCTAAACTACGGAGTATCGTTGAGGACCCTGTCAACCGTAATGGGGACAAGTACGAGGATGAGTTCGGCAGTTACAGCTACTACACTGATGACGGCGACGAGTTCACCGATACCGAACTGATTCTGGATGGTGAGTACCGGGTTATTGAGATCAGTGAGAACGATCTTACAGTCCACAACAATATATCGGAGTGTCCTGAACTCGAGCACCAATCTCGGGAGGATTTGGAGCAGTTCTGTCTCTACCGGGAAGATGACGGGTTCTGTACTGAGTTGGAACAGAGGTGTGTTTTCAAATGA
- a CDS encoding ATP-binding protein, which yields MTVGIVCEPGEQANEFVFVTPDDTELKTGEFIFYESSVTVENDDGDLVEEKKKIFARVTSREQKRGFPDNFMADPGVSPESVARRLGISTEGVDLYKITATIIGYFDEKLGDFTNPRIVPQPGTTIELASDTDLEEYLTDVDPEEEGSARIGELLHRPPGKTQIDLPIDNFASTHLSVLASTGSGKSYTSSVLIEEMMQPDSRASILIADPHGEYGSLQEMETDDRFQGDDGYSPEVKKIKPEDIHIRISELTVSDLFSLLDDPSDAQEQVLAEAWDELQSGSDGNSEYISTNDLQQKCQEVGKEKGLESSARALDWRIEKALGGDLFHHSKHLSLPELLQPGRCTVLQLDTLDLRDQQMLLSVLFRKINHARVEHVKGRDSELDFPVFTLLEEGHRFAPADGDARSLGILGTILSEGRKFGIGVGIISQRPSKIDDDVLSQCKTQIIMQIQNPLDQDAVKKGVEDVGEDLLDELPGLTPGQAIIAGDSVNTPFLAQIRERYTSHEAESLPATELWTDAWNGQDTEPSGLTEADEEEGVEDRDALI from the coding sequence ATGACCGTTGGAATAGTCTGTGAACCAGGAGAACAGGCTAACGAATTCGTATTCGTTACACCTGACGATACCGAGTTGAAGACAGGTGAGTTCATCTTCTACGAAAGCAGCGTTACTGTAGAAAACGACGATGGCGATCTCGTAGAGGAGAAGAAGAAGATTTTCGCCCGGGTAACCAGCCGTGAGCAGAAACGAGGCTTCCCAGACAACTTCATGGCCGACCCCGGTGTCTCTCCGGAGTCCGTCGCCCGTAGACTCGGTATCTCAACAGAAGGTGTCGACCTCTACAAAATAACGGCGACCATCATCGGATACTTCGATGAAAAGCTTGGTGACTTCACCAACCCCCGTATCGTTCCCCAGCCCGGGACAACTATTGAACTCGCTTCAGATACAGACCTAGAGGAGTATCTGACAGACGTCGACCCAGAGGAGGAAGGCTCCGCACGTATCGGAGAACTGCTTCACAGACCGCCAGGAAAGACACAGATCGATCTCCCGATAGACAACTTCGCATCGACCCACCTTTCGGTGTTAGCCTCGACCGGCAGCGGGAAATCCTACACCTCTTCTGTCCTGATCGAAGAGATGATGCAGCCGGATTCCCGCGCTTCCATCCTTATCGCAGATCCACACGGCGAGTACGGATCACTCCAAGAGATGGAGACTGACGACCGGTTTCAGGGAGACGATGGGTACAGTCCGGAGGTCAAGAAGATAAAACCTGAAGATATCCATATCCGTATCTCCGAACTCACGGTCTCCGACCTGTTCTCGCTGCTTGACGACCCATCGGACGCTCAGGAACAAGTACTGGCAGAAGCATGGGATGAACTTCAGTCAGGTAGTGACGGCAACAGCGAATACATCTCGACCAACGATCTCCAGCAGAAGTGCCAAGAGGTCGGGAAAGAGAAAGGATTAGAGAGTAGCGCCCGCGCCCTGGACTGGCGTATCGAGAAAGCACTTGGCGGCGACCTCTTCCACCACAGCAAGCATCTCTCACTCCCAGAACTACTTCAACCCGGTCGATGCACCGTGCTCCAGCTCGACACCCTTGATCTCCGTGACCAACAGATGCTTCTCAGCGTCTTGTTCAGAAAGATCAACCATGCACGGGTAGAACACGTAAAGGGTAGGGACAGCGAGCTTGATTTCCCTGTCTTCACACTTTTAGAAGAAGGCCACAGGTTCGCCCCTGCCGACGGTGACGCCCGCTCACTAGGCATCTTGGGAACGATCCTAAGCGAAGGCCGCAAGTTCGGTATCGGAGTCGGTATCATCAGTCAACGTCCGAGCAAGATAGATGACGACGTCCTCTCACAGTGTAAGACCCAGATCATCATGCAGATACAGAACCCCTTAGATCAGGACGCTGTGAAGAAAGGGGTTGAAGATGTCGGAGAAGACCTTCTGGATGAGCTTCCCGGCCTTACACCAGGTCAAGCAATCATCGCCGGTGACAGCGTGAACACCCCGTTCCTAGCACAGATACGTGAACGGTATACCAGCCACGAGGCGGAAAGCCTTCCCGCCACAGAACTCTGGACTGACGCCTGGAACGGTCAAGACACGGAACCCTCCGGACTTACTGAAGCGGACGAAGAGGAAGGAGTCGAAGACAGAGACGCCCTGATCTAA
- a CDS encoding DNA double-strand break repair nuclease NurA has translation MPLYRKHVAQDLENKRSEFEGKSVQDEVIEEYRQAATSATTDYTKTEIEEELADYTLPGALPTEELNEQDGLIVPFEDSKDWESHEAVNDWARSHLENTTTIAADGSQIDPVTEFEQPVALVQAVWMANNHTIDGDYQRGVETEVLTPEDLLYEDPESGHILIDDEETSLTRFESEMEVLANRIEEHSEDETPPVVMYDGPLILSFAQMFNDSTQKRYIESLAKVLAASKHHKVPVVGYTAGSKASDLAKMLESLELADTNVTLRDYQVLNEFMENWGDRSIIFNSRRDNSLNWLTATYRGESYDFSEDILFTYLNIGPGPQMDRVDFPRWIYREGLVDHVLSALRAECGIGRGYPEILQAVDADAVISKQEREEFLRMFQDFSNEHNIDIKWDSKALSKKRRRR, from the coding sequence ATGCCGCTTTACAGGAAACACGTGGCTCAAGACCTCGAGAATAAACGAAGCGAGTTCGAGGGCAAATCAGTTCAAGACGAAGTGATCGAGGAGTACCGTCAAGCAGCTACGTCAGCCACCACCGACTATACGAAAACAGAGATCGAAGAGGAGTTAGCCGACTACACGCTCCCCGGCGCACTTCCTACAGAAGAACTCAACGAACAAGACGGTTTGATCGTCCCGTTTGAGGACAGTAAGGACTGGGAGTCACATGAAGCGGTTAACGACTGGGCTCGAAGCCACCTCGAGAACACGACTACTATCGCCGCAGACGGCTCACAGATCGATCCGGTGACAGAGTTTGAACAGCCTGTTGCCCTTGTCCAAGCTGTCTGGATGGCTAATAACCATACAATAGACGGGGATTACCAACGAGGTGTCGAAACAGAAGTCCTGACACCTGAAGACCTTCTGTACGAGGATCCGGAAAGCGGTCATATCCTTATCGACGATGAGGAGACCTCTCTCACCCGGTTTGAATCCGAAATGGAGGTACTTGCCAACCGGATTGAAGAACACAGTGAGGACGAGACACCGCCTGTCGTCATGTACGACGGGCCGTTAATCCTCTCGTTCGCTCAGATGTTCAATGACAGTACGCAGAAACGGTATATCGAATCACTGGCCAAAGTCTTAGCCGCCAGCAAACACCACAAAGTCCCGGTTGTTGGCTATACCGCCGGTTCAAAAGCCAGTGATCTCGCCAAAATGCTTGAATCGCTTGAACTCGCTGATACCAACGTCACACTTCGAGACTACCAGGTATTAAACGAGTTCATGGAAAACTGGGGAGACCGCTCCATCATCTTCAACTCACGGCGAGATAACTCTCTCAACTGGCTTACTGCGACCTACCGTGGAGAAAGCTACGACTTTTCAGAAGACATCCTATTTACATACCTCAACATCGGTCCCGGTCCGCAGATGGATCGGGTGGACTTCCCACGGTGGATCTACCGCGAAGGATTGGTAGACCACGTTCTCTCAGCGCTCCGCGCAGAATGTGGGATCGGCCGTGGATACCCGGAGATACTACAAGCGGTTGACGCAGACGCCGTTATCAGCAAGCAGGAACGGGAGGAGTTCCTACGGATGTTCCAAGACTTTTCGAACGAACATAATATTGACATCAAATGGGACAGCAAAGCACTCAGCAAAAAACGGAGGCGACGATAA
- a CDS encoding AAA family ATPase produces the protein MKITEVDLSNIKSYKQGTIKLTEGVNAVIGQNGAGKSTVQEAVGFALFDHLRLTQSEFVRDGENSGKVAVKFISNKNGKEYTVERYADRSIHRILDEDGNKLDLTDKDERVQWLKEHLGVPESNSLEKLWKSSIGVPQTQFTNDFAKSQSKREGVFNPLLDVDVYDDLWSELKDVNDELRKEINEIEKDLEGLHAQVEGLEETREEKDDLEDDIEELETDLEDAEEQLEDKEDRLETLQEIDDEIEELEKKIKEKENTIENREESLGEAEKALEEAEEAQEIIDEVEDAYEEYEEKDEELEKLRERKQEKDDVEDRITEIEKKISQLEAKKENLEEQVEKAEKAQEKMDELEDKKKRQKELEDKLDGIEDKEDKIEELKTDLEDAEDELDELETEIKDLEKEIEEIKEKKETAEKLESLEEKEQEFRDEKSRLEANIDDYKEAISILEDAEGADCPTCGQDLDAEHRQKVLTEKREEKESAENRIQEIDSKLEELEEEIEEAEEAQRQVQRLDDLNPQLKEKQEEKQEQETEIKEIKKEIKSLEEEIDSKDKVESELEELDDPRSDYKEAEVTYQNNKDAESGLEEVEEELEEWEEKKEEKQDELDEFGDIETKIEEIEDRLDELEDDHRKYVSKEETAEKVEERQERVDDLEQEIEGLESEVEEFEDQLSEKEEQLDPEELEQLESEVDDLKGDIREYETRIEEKEGQVDDLEDEIEEMEEAKQDLEEKEDEYTELKKDLEYGEFLRTKMRDAGEQVREVMIKKISKEADRIYRQLRGNPGEKLEWRKDYKIIVEENDQRKPFQKLSGGEKMSAALAVRLAILQLLSDVDIVFLDEPTTNLDSEKKGNLVDQIQELNGFEQLTVVSHDDTFESMTEHVIAVEKQNGASKVVDQ, from the coding sequence ATGAAGATTACTGAAGTCGACTTATCCAACATCAAGAGCTACAAACAAGGCACTATCAAACTCACTGAAGGCGTAAACGCAGTCATCGGACAGAACGGCGCAGGCAAATCCACCGTCCAGGAAGCTGTCGGGTTCGCATTATTCGACCATCTCCGCCTCACCCAGTCCGAATTCGTGAGAGACGGGGAAAACAGTGGAAAAGTCGCGGTCAAGTTCATCTCCAACAAGAACGGGAAGGAGTACACTGTCGAACGGTACGCCGACCGATCCATACACCGAATCCTCGACGAGGATGGGAACAAACTGGATCTAACCGACAAGGACGAACGGGTACAATGGCTGAAAGAACATCTTGGCGTCCCCGAGTCTAACAGTCTTGAAAAGCTTTGGAAGTCCAGTATCGGGGTTCCACAAACACAGTTCACAAACGACTTCGCGAAAAGCCAGTCGAAACGGGAAGGCGTTTTCAACCCGCTTCTCGACGTCGATGTCTACGACGATCTCTGGAGCGAGCTCAAAGACGTAAACGATGAGCTCCGTAAGGAAATCAACGAGATAGAGAAGGATCTTGAAGGACTCCACGCACAGGTTGAAGGACTTGAAGAAACCCGGGAGGAGAAAGACGATCTCGAGGATGATATCGAGGAGCTGGAAACCGATCTAGAAGATGCTGAGGAGCAGTTAGAGGACAAGGAAGATCGTCTGGAAACGCTTCAAGAAATAGATGATGAGATCGAGGAGCTGGAAAAGAAGATCAAGGAGAAAGAGAATACTATAGAGAACCGGGAAGAAAGCTTGGGAGAAGCGGAAAAAGCATTAGAGGAAGCGGAGGAAGCCCAGGAAATCATCGACGAGGTCGAGGATGCATACGAGGAGTATGAAGAGAAAGACGAGGAACTGGAAAAGCTACGTGAGAGAAAACAGGAGAAAGACGACGTAGAGGATCGGATCACAGAGATCGAGAAAAAGATCAGCCAGTTAGAGGCGAAAAAGGAGAACCTGGAGGAACAAGTCGAGAAGGCCGAAAAAGCGCAGGAGAAGATGGATGAGTTGGAAGATAAGAAGAAGCGTCAGAAAGAGTTAGAAGACAAGTTAGACGGGATTGAAGATAAGGAAGATAAGATCGAGGAACTGAAAACCGACTTAGAAGACGCTGAAGACGAGTTAGACGAGCTGGAGACGGAGATAAAGGATCTCGAGAAGGAAATAGAGGAGATCAAGGAAAAGAAGGAGACAGCGGAAAAGCTGGAGAGTCTTGAAGAGAAAGAACAGGAATTCCGTGATGAGAAGTCCCGTCTCGAAGCGAATATCGACGACTACAAAGAGGCGATCTCTATCCTTGAAGACGCAGAAGGCGCCGACTGCCCGACCTGTGGCCAGGATTTAGATGCGGAACACCGGCAAAAAGTCCTAACCGAAAAACGGGAGGAGAAGGAGAGTGCTGAGAACAGGATTCAGGAAATCGACTCCAAGCTTGAGGAGTTAGAAGAGGAGATTGAAGAGGCCGAAGAAGCTCAACGGCAGGTCCAGCGTCTTGACGACCTCAACCCTCAACTCAAAGAGAAACAGGAGGAGAAACAGGAGCAGGAAACGGAGATCAAGGAGATCAAGAAGGAGATCAAAAGCTTGGAGGAAGAAATCGACTCCAAAGACAAGGTTGAGTCTGAACTGGAGGAACTGGACGACCCACGCTCCGATTACAAGGAAGCAGAAGTCACCTACCAGAACAACAAGGATGCGGAGTCCGGCCTTGAGGAGGTCGAAGAGGAGTTAGAAGAATGGGAGGAGAAGAAGGAAGAGAAACAGGACGAACTGGATGAGTTCGGGGATATTGAAACAAAGATCGAGGAGATCGAGGACCGTTTAGACGAGCTTGAGGACGACCACCGGAAGTACGTCAGCAAGGAAGAAACAGCGGAAAAGGTCGAGGAAAGACAGGAACGGGTAGACGATCTCGAACAGGAAATTGAAGGCCTCGAGTCAGAGGTTGAAGAGTTTGAGGACCAGCTCAGTGAGAAAGAAGAACAGCTTGATCCAGAAGAACTGGAACAGCTGGAGTCAGAAGTCGATGACTTGAAAGGCGATATTCGGGAGTACGAAACCCGGATTGAGGAGAAAGAAGGCCAGGTGGATGACCTGGAGGACGAGATCGAGGAGATGGAAGAAGCGAAGCAGGATCTCGAGGAGAAGGAAGACGAATACACAGAACTCAAGAAGGATCTGGAGTACGGGGAGTTCCTCCGGACCAAGATGAGGGACGCCGGTGAACAGGTCCGAGAAGTCATGATCAAGAAGATCTCGAAGGAAGCAGACCGGATCTACCGCCAGCTTCGAGGCAATCCCGGTGAGAAACTGGAGTGGCGGAAAGACTACAAAATTATTGTCGAAGAAAACGACCAGCGGAAACCGTTCCAGAAACTCAGCGGCGGTGAAAAGATGAGCGCTGCACTCGCTGTAAGACTGGCGATCCTTCAGCTCTTGAGTGACGTTGATATCGTCTTCCTGGATGAACCGACGACCAACCTCGACAGCGAGAAGAAGGGCAACCTCGTCGACCAGATCCAGGAACTCAACGGTTTCGAGCAGTTGACCGTCGTCAGTCACGATGATACCTTTGAGTCGATGACGGAACACGTGATCGCTGTTGAAAAACAGAATGGAGCTTCAAAGGTGGTGGATCAGTAG